The Hippocampus zosterae strain Florida chromosome 10, ASM2543408v3, whole genome shotgun sequence genome contains the following window.
CTAacattaaccctaacccctaaccgtaaacctaaccccctaaccctaacctctaaCGCTAACGCcaaaccctaatcctaacccgAACCGTCAGTCCTAACCCTAACTCCTAATCTCCTCGccctaaaaaaacccaaacccaaCCCTAACGCTAATCCGAAGCCCAAACCATTAATCCTAATCCTAAACGTaatcctaacccctaacccaaaccctaatacTACCCTAACTCTGAACCCTAAACCTGGACATTCAACCGTTGAGAGATGGTAGATTTAAATTCACCTGTAAAGGCTTTAGTGCAGGAGTGCCCCAGTCCGGTCCTCAAGAGCATCGATCCACACTCTCTGAATCAAATGCCcaggatcgttatcaggcttTTGCAAAGCTCGCTGATTTGAATCACGTACGCTGGAGGAGAGAAACATCTTTTTGTGAGTCGTGTATAATATATCAGTGACTGGATTCTTCCACAGATGCACAATATTTTTCCATGGCTGACCGAGCACCTCCCTGGTCGTCAGCACAAGGTGTTTGGTCACATCAAGGTGGTGAGATCTTTTATCAAGGAGAAGATCCAGCAGCACCAAGACTCCATCGTGCCCACCGCAACCCCGAGACTTCATTGACTGTTTCCTCAACCTCATCCAACGGGTCGGAAAGAACACACCAAGTCATTTGTGAGGACAGAATGCAACAGCTATGCCTCTCACTGAATTGATTTCAAGATTTTACTGATGACTTTTAATGCACATTAGGGTCTCACAACAAGCAGCGGAACGAAGCTTTTAAGCCATGGAATATTCACTGTTATATTGTTACGGAAGTAGTGGATCAGTAGCATCAGTTGTGACCGCAATTGTGCCCACAGGAGAAGCACAACAAGTCCACTGAGTTCATCTACGAGAACCTGGTGGCCACAGTAATTAATCTTTTCTTGGCGGGAACCGAAACCACGAGCTCCACAGGCCCATACGCCCTCAGCGTACTCATCAAACATCCGGGAGTACAAGGTCCAAGCTCCTACGAGGACAAAGACACATGGCTAGGACCTAAGAACTAAAAAATATAATCTGTAAAAAGTTGAACGGAGCCAGCTGAAGTCTTCTTAGTTCTGGAAGCCATTTCACCTTCACTGCATCAACATGGAGGACAGGGAAGTCCATGCCCTTCACGGACGCCGTCATCCACGAGGTGCAGCGCTTCCTGGACATCGTCCCGTTCAGCGTACCGCACTACGCGCTGCGTGACATCTCCTTCCGAGGTTACATCATTCCCAAGGTAGTCCTCATTGCGCTGTCCTCATGTGCTGGTTTGGTATTTGTTGTCTGAATGTCATTCTTCAATAGAATACCATCATCCTGCCCCTGTTGCACTCCGTGCTGAAAGATGAAACGTAGTGGGCTGAGCCTCATTCCTTCAATCCCCAACACTTCCTGGATCACAACGGCAACTTTAAGAGGTTTAGGTttctgttttattgtgtttggaAGAGGCTGTGAAGAGTGAAATAAAATTGCAGTGTCTTTGCTGCATTGGGCACAAGTATCTTAAGTCAGTGCAGGAAACAATGAAATCGAAAGACCGTCAAGGTATTCTGGACTGCAATGTGCTCCCCCTTGTCAGAAAGCATGAAACAGAGCAGAGTCTTATGttgtggggctgctttgctaaatcctgtgtgtgtgtgtgtgtgtgtgtgtgtgtgtgtgtgtgtgtgtgtgtcttctgccAGGAAAACGATCTTGCGTCGGGGAGTCTCTAGCTTGCATGGAACTTTTCATCTTCCTGGTGACGCTGCTGCAACATTTGAGCTTTTCCTGCCCAGGTGGTCCCGACAGCGTGGACCTGACCCCGGAATACAGCAGCTTTGCCAACAAACCGCGACGACACCAGATCATTGCCACGCCACACTGACACCCGCACTAGGGTGCCCCCGTCACAAATTGATCTTTTGATGCTACTGATGCAAATGCAGTTGTAACCAGTTGAAAGATTTACAAAACATaagaatatgttttaaaatatctCCAATAGAAAGAGTATTCCCCAGCAGCGCTCTATTGGTATAtgaatttacaatacaatacaatacaatacatgccgatttatatagcgctttcacaacagcggcagctgtaacaaagcgcttaacaaaacagttaacaaagtaaaataataaacacaacacataacataaaacacggacagtcgtgcagtcctaaccacttttccgtcacacgctttgttgtttgaagcagtatgagatgaaagaggagagaatcaaagtgtcctttaaccagtggatcagagatgttatgctcaaaatgtgcacacgtcggctacaagctaagtttcaaagtcaacaagaatatatatatagataatataatatatatatatatagagtacATATAATATTACTATATCTCAGCCCCTGAACGTACTATACACCATTATAATAATACAGTGCAAATAATGTGTCTAATACAAATTGTAGTTGGTCCTAAACTAGCTCGCTTGACCGTGGCaaccattttgaaatgcaaatatactcgaaacacaccttttttttctttttacaccgAATTTACGCAAATTTGGTCACACACACTGGATGATATactaacaataaaaatgaatacgAATAATTATAGTTAGCactgttagggtttggatgtgaccccaatagcacgacaacaggcaggtatcgtggaagccaacacttggcgtagtttatttGAGTCTTTACAAAatcactcagggagaagcacgaggaatccacaaggaaatgtccgcacaaggaacaagaagctgcaggagatggcaacagagtccactggtATGGTGACGGCACGAACTTGCACTGGGGAATAGTCTGTGAGTCCatttgtaccagtccaaacgagcagataggcaacaggtgggtgataAGCCTCAGGTGTGAgatgcagagcaccctggctgagggggctgcctggctggcccctccctaacaagGACCTTGGTTTGCAGGTCACTTTTTTTCGAGGCTAACTCGTTAGTACCCCGAAGCTAAAATGGGGCACCTCATCACGCCCACAGTCAACGAGGACGTTTTTCAAATGGAATGTTTGTTCGTAGAAAAAACATGAGCTAAACAGCTATTACTATATTCCTACGCCTAAAAGGGTGGTCTTGGGGTGCTATAAACGTAGAATAACAATTCAAAGTTAACGTAATACAAACTACCTTTCGTagagccattcattcatttggagGCCACGTAATCATTCATGAAACGTCGACATCTCTAATATGCTTTACAAGTGCATAACGAGTCCATAAAACTGCGTTATATAAATGGGATAAGAATGTTATGAAAGAGCCTTTGAAGTTCAAGTCAGGTAAAATCGACCTTGCAGCCAAATCATGTCTCCTCCCAAAGTTTAACAATAACCCTAAATCGGACCAACAGTTCAAATAAGTTAATAACAATGtaatataattaatatttacctctttttttctctccgtgTGTTGAGGAACttgatcaagtcaagtcaacagtatttatagagcactttcaaacagccatcgctgcatacaaagtgctgtacatggagcgatttaacatgcacaataaacagtaagacgaaatggtaataagggcggtagaaagcaccaagcagtaaaatcatgccgagtcgaacgccaaagaatacaagtgggttttgaggacggctttaaagatgggcagcgaggaggcttgccgaatgttcagtgggaggtcattgcagagagagggaccagcaacagaaaaggctcgatcccatcttggcctcagtttagttcttggtacttctaacaaagactgttaATTTTTCTGTAAAgccctttgttacagctgcagctgatgTGAAAGCGTTCCAAAAATAAAGACGTAAGTATTGAATTGTGTTGGAAAGACCAGAtgtgcctaatgaagtgtccgctGAGTGTCTCGCTGGCCTCCTACTGGCCAGCTGCATTTCTTATTTCCTCGCTCTCTGTGGTCACGTAACCACACATGTTTACTGTGTCCAAGTGTTATTAAAACACTCATTTTGCAATAGATATAAATACTGTGGTATCGTTTGCTGTGGGTGGTGTTAATATGTATTATCAGAGCGGCATGTTTAGAAGTCCgtacaaaacaaagtccaaaagtgggcgttgaccttttttttttttttttttttaaacaacagctTGCAACACGAATGTGGGATGAAGGTGTATGCGAGTTGCATAGTCAGCTGACCTGATATCTGCCGCAGGACTCGAATCTCTTGGAGCGCAGCAAGCATGGAGTTTGTGTTGCTTTTGGGCGCAACTGTGCTTTTGCTGTGTCTGTACCTGTTCAAGTGTCGCAGCAACTTGACAGCGCCTTTACCTCCAGggcctcctcgtcttcctctcGTTGGAAACCTGCACCAACTGGACAAGAAAGCGCCTTTTAAAACCTTCCTCGAGGTGAGCAAAACCACTACCACACAACAAagcacacacaacaaattgttATATGTTAacatcgactggttagcatatcgGACTGAGGGTGCAGCGGTCGTGTGTTCGAATCCGTCCCGGGTCTACCTGTGTAGTGTTTATATACCTGCGTAAgtattctccgggtactttcctcccacattccgaaaatctGCACTACGAGGCagatgtattgtgtgtgtgcatgcagtaCAGTATGAGCATTTTTCAAacgtctttttttcttgttttttctcCACCTACGCTTCttcccatttttggggggaatggcTCTGAATgaattttgaccttttttttgttaaaaaaaatcattatacagtacagtatatattattgACAGCCGTtataaatgcattgaaagattttttttgaatcCCCCAAAATCTTGAAAAATGGGAAGTAACCATATTCCACTCCTTCCctccacaaacaaaacaattaaactCCTCAATTTTCAACcccacttatcctgaacaggttcGCAGGGAGTTGCCAGTGCCAATCCCATCTGACGTTTGGGGATTTCACAGTCAAATATCTgactatatacatatatacagacTATATCTGAACTGGAATGACTACTTTTGTTGTATCTGCAGCTGAGTAAGCACTACGGACCCGTCTTGACTGTGAATTTGGGCTGGCGCAGAGCCGTTGTCCTGGTCGGTCTCAACACCGTCAAGGAAGCACTTGTGGACCAAGCAGACGAATTCACCGGAAGAGGACCGTTTCCGTTCCTGGTCCGGGCCTCCAAAGGCTATGGTAAAATCCTTCCAAGGTCTCAGGTTCTCTTGTCACCCTTTTAAGCATTGGCTCTGAAACGAGGGTACAGGAGCTGTTACTTGGGGGTCCACAAAATGGGGGCTCCCGATATTGTTGTTAATAAAGTGATACTAGTTTTACAGAAATtcgaacaataacaaaaaaaataaataaaattgatgcCAACATGTCTTTGGTGTTAAGTGTCCCAAATGCAGTTCTAtgatttttaacatgttttctGACGATGTACTCTTCTGATGTCTGATGACTGTATTGCCTtaggtgaattaaaaaaaaaaaaatcaactcaccaTTGACGTGTCCTTTCAGGTTTGGCCGTCAGCAATGGCGAGCGCTTTCGCCAGTTGCGTCGCTTCACCCTGACAACCCTGCGGGATTTTGGGATGGGCCGCAAGGGGATGGAGGAGTGGATCCAGGAGGAGAGCAAACATCTGGTGGCTCGTTTCGACGCCACCAAAGGTTTGTAGTAGACAAATTTCCATTCAACTACAGCGAACGCCTGTCTCGTCACGTTCCTTGGTGTGTTTTGGGGCACTTTCTGTCACTCCCTAAAATGTCATGAGATGACGCCAAGCCTTGGTTGATTGGAAAGTAGAAATCAATGTCAAGTGTGTATGCACCTCGTTTTCCTTGACTGTAAGTCGATACTTCTGCCTTGACTCCTTCTTTTTCTGAATTTTGGTCCTCCATTtctgccaccaccaccaccaaccatGACAAAAAACCTCAGTGCTGTCAGAGAGACTACAATCTTTGTATGTTCGGACAAAGCTAAGTTTTACCCAAGTTGGACAAGAAAGGCAACATCTCTTAACTTCTAAATTGGGGCATTtccaaggtaccactgtaagtTATTCTTTTGTTCGCCAGCCATGCCCTTCGACCCGAGCTACTTCTTGAGCTGCAGCGTGTCCAACGTGATCTGCTGCCTGGTGTTTGGTCAACGCTTTGCCTACGACGACAAGCACTTCCTGCACCTCCTGCAGATCATCTCTGAGACCACCAGATTCGCCAGCAGTCCCTTCGGGCAGGTGAGAGAAaaccaaaggggggggggggggtcctcaaaatgttttgggtCCAGATTTTACAGTTTTGCCCCTATGTAGGCGATTTCAACCCACAAATATATTGCTGAGGGTGCCTTGCCTCACCTGTGCGCGTGGGACAAagcttgaaccctttcaggaacagcagttactacagtggacagtttaccacGTTATCAGGTtaagggtgcgtgaaagggttaaattaatTGAAAGCCAAGGTAGGAAAGTGTATTGAAAGAGTTTAAACGAAAAAGCCAGTTGGACAAAAAATAGAGCAACTACAGATGTCGCTTGCAATCAAGTGGGTCAACAGGATCTTTAGTCACgcaaagaggaagaaaatgaaGAATTCTCATTTGGTTCCTTTCCTTTCGCAGCTGTACAACGTCTTCCCTCGGTTGATGGAGTGGCTACCTGGAAAGCACCAGAAAATCTTTGCCTGGATGGAAGAGCTGAGAGCTTTTACCATGGAGAAGATTGAGGAGCACCGGAACACACTGAGCCCGGGGTGTCCTAGAGATTACATCGACTGCTTCCTGACCAGACTCGATCAGGTGTCAACTGGAATCCTTCCTTTCTCTGTCCGACACCCTCttcattttgggggtggggggaaatcaTGGCTGTATGACTTTTCGTTTTTAGGAGAAACACATCTCCACCACCGAGTTCCACTACAACAACTTGGTGTCCACTGTGCTGAATCTGTACTTGGCAGGAACAGAAACCACCAGCTCCACCCTCCGATTCGCCCTCAGTGTGCTCATCAAATATCCGAAAGTCCAAGGTCAGACACAGGAAACTGTCACAAACATACACTGAATTACATGACTAACATTTTGATCATATGTGTATACAATAGTACAATCTATAGTAAGTGTGACACACCAAGTCAAGAGTAAGCCAGCAACCCATGTTTGCAAAATTACTTTGAAAGTTGTACGATTGGGATATAAAATAATGAGTGAACAGCAATTCCAACCGTTGTGAGTGAAGTTTAACGTGCGAGACGAAGACAT
Protein-coding sequences here:
- the LOC127609187 gene encoding cytochrome P450 2F5-like, giving the protein MEFVLLLGATVLLLCLYLFKCRSNLTAPLPPGPPRLPLVGNLHQLDKKAPFKTFLELSKHYGPVLTVNLGWRRAVVLVGLNTVKEALVDQADEFTGRGPFPFLVRASKGYGLAVSNGERFRQLRRFTLTTLRDFGMGRKGMEEWIQEESKHLVARFDATKAMPFDPSYFLSCSVSNVICCLVFGQRFAYDDKHFLHLLQIISETTRFASSPFGQLYNVFPRLMEWLPGKHQKIFAWMEELRAFTMEKIEEHRNTLSPGCPRDYIDCFLTRLDQEKHISTTEFHYNNLVSTVLNLYLAGTETTSSTLRFALSVLIKYPKVQESMQQEIDAVIGRRCPNMEDRKSLPFSDAVLHEVQRLMDIVPMSLPHYAFRDISFRGYIIPKDTLIIPLLHSVLKEEKQWATPWSFNPQHFLDHNGNFKNNPAFLPFSAGKRACVGESLARMEIFLFVVSLLQNFVFSHTGGPDSVDLSPEYSSFANVPRTYKIVATPRS